Sequence from the Mesorhizobium sp. PAMC28654 genome:
CCTCGGCCAGCAGGTGCTGACCCTCATCCGAGAACAGGAAGTCGATTGCGACCTTGGCTGCATTGGGATGCGGAGCGGCCGTGCTGATATACTGGGCAAACAGCATGCCGACAGTGCCGTCGGTCGGGATGATCACCTGAAGCGGCAGGCCGGTGGCGTCGCGCTTGGCAAAGCCGTCGAAGTCGTAGACCAGCGAGATCGGGCATTCGCCCTTCTGCACCGAGGCCACATTCAGCACCACGCCATTGCGCAGATTGCCGGTGTCGCGCAGTTGCTTGAACCAGTCGAGGCCTGGCTGCACATTGCCCTCCCCGCCGCCATTCGCGTAGGCCGCGGCCAGGACGGAAGCCGTCGCGTAGCTGGAGATGCGCGGGTCGCGGCTACAGACCATGTCCTTGTAGTCGGGCTTCAGCAGGTCGTTCCACGTCCGCGGGGCGACCTTGACCTTGTCGGTATTTACGAGGAAGGCGATAGCGCCCCAGTAGGACGAGGCCCAGCGGCCATCGGCATCCTTGTACTGCGGCTTGATGCTATCCCAGGACGCATTCTTGTAGCTGGCGGCAAGGCCGTTCTCCAGCAGACGCCCTGTGAAATCATAGCCTATATCGGCGATGTCCATCACCGGCGCGTCCTTCTCCGCCAGGAGATGGGTGATCTGTTCGGCCGAGGTCATGTCGGTGTCGACATGCTTGAGACCGAACTTGCTCTCGATCTCGCCGAAGATGGCGCCGAGATTGACCCAGTCATCCGACATGCCATAGCTGACATATTGGCCCTCGGCCTTGGCTGCCGCGAGCGTGTCCTGGGCCATTGCCGGCAACGCCTGGAACGCAAAGGCGCTGGCGCCAAGAAGCACGGCTAACAGTCTCTTGTTCATTTCAACTCTCCAAATGCGGGTCGATCTCGATCTGCCTTCGCGCCCGCTCGCGACGGCATGTCTGGGATGCAGGCCTTGCCGCGCTAGCGGCTCCGGGTTGGGCTGTCGTTTTGCCGATTTCGGGCCGGCCGCCCGGCCGTCCAGAGGATGGCGAGCGAAATGATCCAGGCGATCACGAAACTCATCAGTGCCAGCGCGCTGGCCTGCCGCGCATCGGAACGCGTGAATTCGACGAGATAGATCGGAAACGTCTTCAGCCGCGTGCCGATCAGCAGATTGGCCAGGACGAACTCGGAAAAGACCGCCGAGAGCACCAGCAGGCAGCCATTGACGATGCCGGAGGCGATGTTGGGCACGATGACCCAGGCAAGGACCTGAAGCGGACTTGCGCCGAGGCTTTGCGCGGCCTCGACAAGCAGGCGCGTGTCCACGCTCTCCAGCGTGTTCATGACAGCGCGGTACATGAAGGGCAGTGTGACGATCACATAGGCCGCGATCAGGATGTTGGGCGTGTTGATGAGCGGTAGCGGCAGTTTCGAGTAGAGCCGGATCAGGCCGAGCGCCAGCACGACTCCCGGCAGCGAAAACGGCACGATCGACAGGAATTCGAGCCACGGCTTGGCGCGCGGAAGCCTTGTGTGGGCGAGATAAGCCGCCGGCGCCACGATGATCAGCGAAACCAGCATCGATGTCATGGCGACCCAGAACGAATTCATCAACGTGTCGGTGAAAGCCGAGCGTGACGCGACCTTGATCCACCAGTTCAGCGTCAGGCCCTCCGGCCACAGGGTGCGGTCCCAGCGCGTCGCGATGGAAAACAGCGCGGTGGCAATCACCGGAACAGTCATGAAGGCGACGAAGACGCCAATGACCGGCGCACGCCATGTGAGAGAGCCCGCGTTCATGCCTTGCGCCTCATCCGGCGCGCGAAATATTGGTAGGCGAGCAGGCAGACAGCCATCACCAGCAACGAGAGAATGGCCAGCGCATCCGCCAGGGATGGATCAAGCACGACTTCCCCGCGCACCAGGGCGGCGATCTGCACGGGTATGAGATTGACGTCAGACCCGGTCAGCGTCCAGGCGGTCGCGTAGGCGCCGAAGGCATTGGCAAACAGCAGGAAGAAGCTCGCCGATATCGCCGGCGCCAGGATGGGCAGGGCGATACGCACCCAATATTGCGATGTCGTGGCGCCGAGGATTTCGGCGGCCTCCCGCCATTCGGGCCGCAGGCCGAGGAGCGCCGGCATCACCAGCAGGATGGCGAGCGGGGTCTGGAAGTAGAGGTAGGCGATGCCGAGCCCAGTGATCGAGTAGATGCGGAAATCCGGATAGAGCTGGACTCCGAGATAGCCCAGCAGGAGCGTGACGAAGCCGGTCGATCCCAGCGTGATCACGAAAGCGAAGGCGAGCGGTGCGCCGCCGAAATTGGCGGCGACATTGGCGAGCGCCGTCATGGCATGGCGCATCGCGGGACTGCGGGAGGTGACGATGGCGTAGGCCACCACCGAACCGAAGAGGGTGCCGCCCAATGCCGTTGCGACGGCCAGTTTCAGGCTGTTGGTAAAAGCCGTCAGCGTCGTCGGCGTCAGGGCGCGTGCGAAATTGTCCAGCGTCGGGCCGCCTTCTCCGGTCAGGCTGGACCGCAGCAAGGTGAGGACCGGCAGGATCTCGAAAGCCATGACGAAGATGAGGAACGGCGCCAGACCGATCCATGCGAGCCAGGAGCGGTTCACGCGGCCTGTCATCATCCAACCGCAAGGGCTTTGCGATGGTCGCCCATACGATCATCGACAGGGCCATGAACGGCAGCGGAACGTCCCTTCCGCGATGTCGCGACTGTCAATTTCATAATGTGTTCCGATGGCTTTTCAGGTCCGGCGTCACACCGGTCTAAAAATGATGGCTCTTGCTATTGTTTAGTAATACTAAATCATGTTTACTATTAATTCATGAGACGCATGTCTGTTTGATGACGCCCGACAGGATTGTTCGATGAGTGGAGACCGATATCGGGTGCAAAGTGTCGGCCGCGCGCTCGACATCATCGACAAGATCGCCAACGCGGGAAAAGACGGTGCCCGCTTGACCGACCTGGCGCTGACGGCGGGAATCACCAAGGCAGCCGCTTATGCGATCCTGCTCAGCCTGAAGGCGGCCGGTATCGTGTCCGACACCGGCGAAGGCATGAGCAAGCGCTACCGGCTCGGTCTCGCACTGGTCCGGCTTGGCGATCTTGCGGCAGCCGGAACCGGCGTCGCCGAAGTCGCGATGCCGGTGCTGCGCCAGCTGACGCAGGCGACCGGCATCACCTCGCGCGTGGCGATATGGGACGAGGATGCGGCCGTCGTCGTCGGCCGGGCCGATGCGCCCGACGCCATTCGCTTCGATGCCGCGCTTGGACGACGCGAGCGGCCGCATTGTTCGGCGGTCGGCAAGATATTTCTCGCGGCGATGCCTCGCCAGCAGGCGATCGACATACTCGAGCGCACAGGCTATTCGGCCCGCACACCCAAGACGCTCAGCACGATGCCGGCGCTGACATCAGCGCTCGATACGGTCGTCTCCCGCCACTATGCGCTGGACGACGAGGAAGATCATGCGGGGGTCGTCTGCATAGCGGCGGCGATCTTCGGCCATGACGGCGCGGCCATCGGCGCGATCAGCGTCACCACGCTCAAGCAATTGCTGCCGGATCACGCTTTGCCGCCGTTGACCCGTTCGCTCATCGACCATGCGGACCGGATTTCGGTGGCGCTTGGCGGCTTGCCGGCAGCGGCGTCATGGCCGGCGAAGGCATGACCGCGTCGGCCGGAGAGTATCGCCAATGCCCTTGAGTGAGATCGACCTTACCAGACGTTTCGACTTCGCCGTTGCGTTGGCCAGGCAGGCGGGTGCCGTGGCCATGCACCACTTTCGCAAGGGTGGGGATCTGCGGACGGTCGAGAAAGGCCCGCAGGACCTTGTCACCATCGCGGACCATGAAGTCGATTGCCTGATCCGCCATTCGATTGCCGAACATTATCCCGATGACGGAATCCTGACCGAAGAATCGGGAGGGATGATTGCAGCGAGGACCTGGGTGGTCGACCCCATAGACGGCACCGGAAATTTCGCGCGCGGCATTGCAAGCTTCGCGATTTCCATCGCCTTCAGCGTTGGCGGCACCACCGAGATTGGCATCGTGTACGACCCCGTGGCGGATGAGATGTTCACGGCACGGCGCGGCCACGGTGCTTTCTGCAATGGCGCGCCGATGCATGTCAGCGCGACACAGGACATCCGGCGGGCGGCCGTGGAAGCCGGCTATTCGCGCAAGGCGCCGCTGGCCGACTATCTGGCCCTGCTCGACCGTCTTCTCGATGCCGGCTGCGAATTCATGCAATTCGGCTCTGCGGCGCGCGGGC
This genomic interval carries:
- a CDS encoding ABC transporter substrate-binding protein — encoded protein: MNKRLLAVLLGASAFAFQALPAMAQDTLAAAKAEGQYVSYGMSDDWVNLGAIFGEIESKFGLKHVDTDMTSAEQITHLLAEKDAPVMDIADIGYDFTGRLLENGLAASYKNASWDSIKPQYKDADGRWASSYWGAIAFLVNTDKVKVAPRTWNDLLKPDYKDMVCSRDPRISSYATASVLAAAYANGGGEGNVQPGLDWFKQLRDTGNLRNGVVLNVASVQKGECPISLVYDFDGFAKRDATGLPLQVIIPTDGTVGMLFAQYISTAAPHPNAAKVAIDFLFSDEGQHLLAEGYAHPTRDIALSDAVKARMLPASAYEKVRFPTSLASFSGAIKNIAEGWDKLAR
- a CDS encoding ABC transporter permease, which gives rise to MNAGSLTWRAPVIGVFVAFMTVPVIATALFSIATRWDRTLWPEGLTLNWWIKVASRSAFTDTLMNSFWVAMTSMLVSLIIVAPAAYLAHTRLPRAKPWLEFLSIVPFSLPGVVLALGLIRLYSKLPLPLINTPNILIAAYVIVTLPFMYRAVMNTLESVDTRLLVEAAQSLGASPLQVLAWVIVPNIASGIVNGCLLVLSAVFSEFVLANLLIGTRLKTFPIYLVEFTRSDARQASALALMSFVIAWIISLAILWTAGRPARNRQNDSPTRSR
- a CDS encoding ABC transporter permease, encoding MNRSWLAWIGLAPFLIFVMAFEILPVLTLLRSSLTGEGGPTLDNFARALTPTTLTAFTNSLKLAVATALGGTLFGSVVAYAIVTSRSPAMRHAMTALANVAANFGGAPLAFAFVITLGSTGFVTLLLGYLGVQLYPDFRIYSITGLGIAYLYFQTPLAILLVMPALLGLRPEWREAAEILGATTSQYWVRIALPILAPAISASFFLLFANAFGAYATAWTLTGSDVNLIPVQIAALVRGEVVLDPSLADALAILSLLVMAVCLLAYQYFARRMRRKA
- a CDS encoding IclR family transcriptional regulator; translated protein: MSGDRYRVQSVGRALDIIDKIANAGKDGARLTDLALTAGITKAAAYAILLSLKAAGIVSDTGEGMSKRYRLGLALVRLGDLAAAGTGVAEVAMPVLRQLTQATGITSRVAIWDEDAAVVVGRADAPDAIRFDAALGRRERPHCSAVGKIFLAAMPRQQAIDILERTGYSARTPKTLSTMPALTSALDTVVSRHYALDDEEDHAGVVCIAAAIFGHDGAAIGAISVTTLKQLLPDHALPPLTRSLIDHADRISVALGGLPAAASWPAKA
- a CDS encoding inositol monophosphatase family protein yields the protein MPLSEIDLTRRFDFAVALARQAGAVAMHHFRKGGDLRTVEKGPQDLVTIADHEVDCLIRHSIAEHYPDDGILTEESGGMIAARTWVVDPIDGTGNFARGIASFAISIAFSVGGTTEIGIVYDPVADEMFTARRGHGAFCNGAPMHVSATQDIRRAAVEAGYSRKAPLADYLALLDRLLDAGCEFMQFGSAARGLAQVASGRIDAYVEAHLFAWDVLAGLLLVEEAGGRTTGFPLIGDGQYGLAVFASTPGIETPLRAIVDAQRKTRQP